CTCATGGGCGGAGATATCGCTCACTACACGGGGATCTTCCGGCCTTCAAAGCACCTACCCCTGCCCGACTCCATCCAACCCCATCCCATATTTCCAAGCTGCGAGGCCGCATTCTGCCCCGGGAGCGCATGGGAAGAACTCCAGTCCtctcgaggaagaaaggTAACAGACAGTCTCTTCGAGCCGACATTCGGCCACGATATCCCACTTGCGATCGAGACGATTAGTAAGTTACAGGAGATCGATTGTGACGAGGACGTGCTCGTGATTACCGCGCATGATTTCGCGGTCAGGGATGGGGTGGACCATTTCCCGGCTGCTTTGAATGactggaaagagaaagggtgGGGGAGGAAGCTTCGGTGGGCCTTTTTGAGAGAGTTGGAGGCATATTGGAAAGCGAAGGGGTTGGTTGAGTAGTTGAAACCATGACTTTGAGGAATAGTGCATTTGTACAGGTGGCATAATAGTTTGAATTGAATTATGATGGATCTAAGTTGGGTCTAATTCTTGGCTCCAAAACCCCAAAAGGGGATAACCGACGGCTAACTAAATATGACGATTTGGAGATAACCCCAGATCGACTCTACGGACCGAGGCCGACTTTATATTCCCCACACCAAATCGCTCGCCCTGTTCCATTCCACAAAGCTCTTACCAATAACTCCATAGTTTCACAATCCAACACAATGGGAAGTATTGGATCCACCCCCTACACGCACAACAATGGCCACCTGGACTATGACGTCCTCATAATAGGTGCCGGCCTCAGCGGCATCTATACCCTCCACCAAATGAACACATTCGGTCTCCGTGCGAAAGTCCTAGAGGCAGCCTCGGGTCCGGGTGGGACCTGGTTCTGGAATCGATACCCCGGTGCGAGGTAAATACCCATCATACATTGCCTACTAACCTGTGGAAAGAATATGCATCTCAACTAACGCTTGGAATAATATAAAGGTTCGACTCCGAATCCTACTCCTACGGCTTCTCCTGGTCACAGGAAGTCCTCGACGAATGGTCCTGGAGCGAGCACTTCGCCGCGCAGCCTGAAACATTGCGATACTGCGAGTTCCTAGTTGACAAATTCAACCTGCGGCCGGGGATGCAGTTCAATACGCGGGTTAAAGCAGCGCATTATCAAGAGGATACGAAATCGTGGCTTCTTACTGACGAGCGGGGCCAGCAGTACTCGAGTCGTTGGCTGGTGACATGTATGGGGATTCTCAACGAGTACACCCTGCCTAATATCCCCGGCGTACACGACTTCGCGGGCCAGGCGATCCACACCGCGCGGTGGCCCCACAGTCCGGTGAGCTTTGAGGGAAAGAGAGTAGGGATTATTGGGACGGGTGCGACGGGGATTCAGACGATTCAAGAGGTTGCGAAGACAGCGGGACATTTGACCGTCTTCCAACGGACACCGAATTGGAGTGCTCCCTTAAACAACGGGCCGATCACTAccgaagagatggaagagatccGGAAACAGTACCCCGAGATCTTTAAAAAGTGTAAGGAGTCTTACTCATGTTTCATCCACAAGAGCAACCCGGCCAGTGTGTTTTCGGTCTCCGAGGAAGAGCGCGAACGGTTCTGGAATGAGCTATATGAGACGCGCGGATTCCAGAAGTGGTTGTCGAATTATTATGATATCGGTACTGATAAGAGGGCGAATGCGTTGTATTCGGAATTTATTGCGAATAAGATTCGCGAGAGGGTGAAGGATCCTAAGACGGCGGAGTTGCTTATTCCGAGTACGCACCCCCCTCTTACGCTCAGTTAACATATCACGATGGAACCGCGAACTGACAGACCTAGAATGCCATGGCTTCGGCACAAAACGTGTCCCTCTTGAATCCGGGTACTTCGAGTCCTTCAACCGGCCCAATGTCTCTCTTGTCGACGTGAAATCCGACCCCATTGAGCGAATTACAGCCTCCGGTATCAAGACCCGCGATAATGCCTACGACCTCGACATCCTGATCTACGCAACGGGTTTTGATGCCGTAACTGGTGCATTCGCAGCGATCGATTTCCAGGGGGTGGGTGGAGTGAAATTGAGCAAGCGATGGAGCGAGGGGCCTCGGACGTTCCTGGGGTTGTTCGTCGAGTCGTTTCCAAATATGCTTATGGTTATGGGGCCGCATCAGATGTTTGGGAATTTTCCGAGGTACGACTTTCTATTGCCATTTAGAGGTACGTAGAGTGCTAATGGGTATGCAGGAGTATTGAGTATGCTAGTCACTGGGTGGCTGAGTTCATCCGGTGGGCGAGCGAGCAGGGCGTATCATCAGCGGAATGCACAAGAGAAaaggtggaggagtggaCGGAGCATGTGCATGCCTGCGCTGAGGGCCTCCTTGCAAACGAGGTTGACTCGTGGATGACGGGGGTCAACAAGAATTTGGCGCACAAGCAGAAGCGTATTATTGCGAGGTATAATGGGCCTGCGCCGGGCTATAGAGCTCGCGCGGATGATGTTGCGGCACGTGGCTTCGAGGACTTGGTCATCACATAGgtcaggaagaggaagatactTAGTATCGTAGTATATGAGTACTTGGGTGTTTGGGATCATATTTATTGCATTATGCATTTAGCTGGGTTTGTAGGCTACGTGAACAAATTTATATCTGGAAAATTACAATCCGCAAACAGATCCTGGAACTGTACCATTGACTCGGGAAACTCTTCGAAGGTCATTTCGCCTGTCCGGGGCACTAGTAGTCTCTCTGCAACACCACTCGTCTGCGCAGTCGCAAAGGGAAAGTAATCCATCCAGTTAAGTCCTTCGAGCAGATTGTTCGCCAAACCGTTTCCGGTCCCAGGTCCAACCGGGACCTCAGTAATAGCAAGCTCCACATTAGGAACAGTTGAAGCGAGACCAACAGGCGCGCTTGGACCTGAATTCGACAAGGAAAGCAGCGCTTCCGCCCCCGCGGCACTTGGCCTGAGACGTTGGAATCCGTCATGGAATATTTGGGCGGTGGGCCACATGGATCTCAGTTGGTCGACAGCCAATGTAAGGATGTCTAGATCCTCGTTCGCGGCGGCCGCGAGACCATCTACGCGACAGGCCTGAAGGAGCGCGATGAACGCCATCCCACAATACGAGCCTGTGATGGCCATGAGGAAGCGTGTTCCGCCTCGAGCGAGTGTGTCCCGTAAGATACGCGCCACACACGATGCAGCGAGGATGGCGGGCGGGTAGGCTGCTGAGTTGTGTGGCTGGTAGGGTAGTTTCAGGTGaagcatgatgatgacggcgaGATAGGGAAGGTGCATCTGGTGAACGTCGCGGTTGAAAGTTGTGGTGCGGTCTGCGTTGATaggaagttggagatgtGGCGGGAGGGACTGGACCCAGGCTATGAGTTCCTGGGCGAGGTGTGTGGGGAAGCGCGTGTTTATAGCAGACGCAGGACGGGTGAGGTATTTTGCTATCCGGCCGATGACGGCGCAGAGACGGACCCAATGAATGAAAATCTCCGCTCGTACGCGTGCCCTATGATCTATAAGGGCATCTGGGAAATCGTCGAGCGTGGGTTCCGTTATATCACAATCCGC
The sequence above is a segment of the Aspergillus oryzae RIB40 DNA, chromosome 3 genome. Coding sequences within it:
- a CDS encoding flavin-containing monooxygenase (predicted flavoprotein involved in K+ transport), which produces MGSIGSTPYTHNNGHLDYDVLIIGAGLSGIYTLHQMNTFGLRAKVLEAASGPGGTWFWNRYPGARFDSESYSYGFSWSQEVLDEWSWSEHFAAQPETLRYCEFLVDKFNLRPGMQFNTRVKAAHYQEDTKSWLLTDERGQQYSSRWLVTCMGILNEYTLPNIPGVHDFAGQAIHTARWPHSPVSFEGKRVGIIGTGATGIQTIQEVAKTAGHLTVFQRTPNWSAPLNNGPITTEEMEEIRKQYPEIFKKCKESYSCFIHKSNPASVFSVSEEERERFWNELYETRGFQKWLSNYYDIGTDKRANALYSEFIANKIRERVKDPKTAELLIPKCHGFGTKRVPLESGYFESFNRPNVSLVDVKSDPIERITASGIKTRDNAYDLDILIYATGFDAVTGAFAAIDFQGVGGVKLSKRWSEGPRTFLGLFVESFPNMLMVMGPHQMFGNFPRSIEYASHWVAEFIRWASEQGVSSAECTREKVEEWTEHVHACAEGLLANEVDSWMTGVNKNLAHKQKRIIARYNGPAPGYRARADDVAARGFEDLVIT